In Cupriavidus basilensis, the following proteins share a genomic window:
- a CDS encoding DUF1302 domain-containing protein → MKTTTMFRRSAISLAVLGATASSAYAYDFTFGGDDAVKGSLVSNITAGVATRTKSPSCALTGDPNANGCGAAANTDQWGAGDNGDLNYRRWKPYSTYLSATSELLLTMPSEGLKFMARGTGMYDFMAKNTERTPLSSDARAQVVYDARVLDLWAQKDFTVADQNAHVRIGNQVINWGESMFAMGGINATNSLDIQKLLIPGSQLKQALLPAPMVSFATNLSHGFSTEAYYQFIQNGNRMPPVGSFWSASNVVGRGAEPFTVNTTNFNANGPSAGTVAGQNGLNSHDPGTIAAINNGLVNGDFAGAPSFSIGLPVSNKQPSKYKPQFGVKFNYVPTSIDANFAFYYENYTDKSPVLTSFANNTAQWSYQQNRQLFGISANFPVGPWAVGTELSYRPRDAVALSGCYGAGGPMDLNVNPAGVDCQQWVDRKKLQFGINGILALTRSEYPFLKMIGAQSATLTAEATMVYYPGLGGSVTRTVNGVQVMQAPQAGYLTWLNNNSGAGYPIGMRQGTAASGGVTVDFNWTYDGTLIPGWQVTPGVTFNAGLYGYTPTFNANYMQGAKSANFYVLFNQNPTVWQAGINFTAFWGGHNTVGNPYSDRNFIGAFVTRNF, encoded by the coding sequence ATGAAAACAACGACGATGTTTCGGCGGAGCGCGATCTCGCTCGCCGTTCTGGGGGCCACTGCGTCAAGCGCATATGCCTACGATTTCACCTTTGGCGGGGACGACGCGGTCAAGGGATCACTGGTAAGCAACATCACAGCCGGTGTGGCAACGCGGACAAAAAGCCCGAGCTGCGCACTCACGGGCGATCCGAACGCAAACGGCTGCGGTGCGGCGGCCAACACCGACCAGTGGGGCGCGGGCGACAACGGCGATTTGAACTATCGCCGATGGAAGCCCTACAGCACGTACCTGAGCGCGACCAGCGAGCTGCTGCTGACGATGCCCAGCGAGGGCCTGAAGTTCATGGCGCGCGGCACCGGCATGTACGACTTCATGGCCAAGAACACCGAGCGCACGCCACTGTCGAGTGATGCGAGGGCGCAGGTGGTTTACGACGCGCGCGTGCTTGATCTATGGGCGCAAAAGGACTTTACCGTGGCGGATCAGAACGCCCACGTCCGTATCGGCAACCAGGTCATCAACTGGGGCGAGAGCATGTTTGCCATGGGCGGCATCAATGCCACCAACTCGCTTGATATCCAGAAGTTGCTGATTCCGGGCTCGCAGCTCAAGCAGGCGCTGCTACCCGCGCCGATGGTGAGCTTTGCCACGAATCTCTCACATGGCTTCAGCACCGAGGCCTACTACCAGTTCATCCAGAACGGCAACCGCATGCCGCCGGTTGGCTCCTTCTGGTCGGCGTCCAACGTTGTGGGCCGTGGTGCTGAGCCGTTCACCGTGAACACGACCAATTTCAACGCGAATGGCCCGAGCGCGGGCACGGTCGCAGGCCAGAACGGTTTGAACAGCCATGACCCGGGCACTATTGCGGCAATCAACAACGGCCTGGTCAATGGTGACTTCGCCGGGGCCCCATCGTTCTCGATCGGGCTGCCGGTCTCCAACAAGCAGCCTTCGAAGTACAAGCCGCAGTTCGGTGTGAAGTTCAACTACGTGCCGACCTCCATCGACGCGAACTTCGCCTTCTATTACGAGAACTACACCGACAAGTCGCCCGTGTTGACCTCGTTCGCGAACAACACAGCGCAGTGGTCGTATCAGCAGAATCGTCAGCTGTTTGGTATCAGCGCGAACTTCCCGGTTGGGCCGTGGGCAGTGGGGACGGAACTGTCGTATCGCCCGCGTGACGCGGTGGCGCTCTCGGGCTGCTACGGCGCAGGCGGACCGATGGACCTGAACGTGAACCCGGCCGGTGTCGACTGCCAGCAGTGGGTTGATCGCAAGAAGCTGCAGTTCGGCATCAACGGCATTCTGGCGCTCACCCGCAGCGAGTATCCGTTCCTCAAGATGATCGGAGCGCAGTCGGCCACGCTGACCGCCGAGGCCACGATGGTCTACTACCCAGGCCTGGGTGGCAGCGTGACACGCACCGTAAACGGCGTGCAGGTCATGCAGGCACCCCAGGCTGGCTACTTAACGTGGCTGAACAACAACTCGGGCGCGGGCTACCCCATCGGCATGCGCCAGGGTACGGCCGCCTCGGGCGGCGTGACGGTCGACTTCAACTGGACTTATGACGGCACGCTGATCCCGGGCTGGCAGGTCACGCCGGGTGTGACGTTCAACGCGGGCCTGTACGGCTATACGCCCACCTTCAACGCGAACTACATGCAGGGCGCGAAGTCGGCCAACTTCTACGTGCTGTTCAACCAGAACCCGACGGTGTGGCAAGCGGGCATCAACTTCACGGCGTTCTGGGGTGGCCACAACACGGTCGGCAATCCGTACTCGGATCGCAACTTCATCGGCGCATTCGTCACGCGCAACTTCTGA
- a CDS encoding efflux RND transporter permease subunit, with protein MLNRLVAGLEKLFFGHRAIVLVVIGLFTAGMAVFAVQLRMDAGFEKQMPIGHEYIQTFQKYRNDLLGANRITVVVRAKKGSIWTPEGLTRLYNVTQAVIYLPNVDRIGVRSLWTPNAFVNEITEEGFRAEPIISGNITPDQLTPEVVASIRRATTLGGYVGTLVSHNEDSAMITAELNERDSAGKVLDYVAFNHTLEDKIRKPFEDAGYEVQIIGFAKQIGDIADGAKGVLVFCAIALLLTALSVYWYCHSVRFTVLLIVCSLSSLVWQFGTLRLLGFGLDPLAVLVPFLVFAIGVSHGVQQVNFIVREIARGNSSYDAARHSFSGLLIPGVLALVTAFVSFITLLLIPIPMVRELAITASLGVAYKIVTNLILLPVAASCFNFTQAYAQSALKRAAWRSAVLRPLSKVAQPKYAGVTLLITLVVFGLAVWQSRDRVIGTLQPGAPELREEARFNRDAASIAGNYDMGLDWLSVAIESSGKACDNPAAGLYEDEFTAAMRTEPGVVSAQSYSGMLRTYNAGYNEDYPKMNVVPIDPENYGAVSVDVARLKGFMTADCSMTAVHLYLTDHKATTINRILDDIKQYRASHPFPGIKIRLAAGNAGVLAATNDEVEHSELPMMLYVYAAIVILVFLAYRDWRSMLACCVPLTVATFIGYWFMKELKIGLTVATLPVMVLAVGIGVDYALYIYNRLQRHLAEGDPIERAMERALEFECVATIFTAITLAVGVATWSFSALKFQADMGKLLAFMFIVNLVMAMTALPALASVLGRWFPRRKPARAPGLLNH; from the coding sequence GTGTTGAATCGTCTTGTTGCGGGGCTGGAAAAACTTTTCTTCGGCCACCGCGCGATCGTGCTCGTGGTGATCGGTCTGTTCACCGCAGGGATGGCAGTCTTCGCCGTGCAACTGCGCATGGATGCGGGCTTTGAGAAGCAGATGCCGATCGGCCATGAATACATCCAGACGTTCCAGAAGTACCGGAACGATCTGCTTGGGGCCAATCGCATCACGGTGGTGGTACGCGCGAAAAAGGGTTCCATCTGGACGCCGGAGGGGCTCACACGTCTGTACAACGTGACCCAGGCCGTCATTTACCTGCCGAACGTGGATCGCATCGGTGTGCGCTCGCTGTGGACGCCCAACGCGTTCGTCAATGAGATCACCGAAGAAGGCTTCCGCGCCGAGCCGATCATCTCGGGCAACATCACGCCGGATCAGCTGACGCCTGAAGTCGTTGCGAGCATTCGTCGCGCGACTACGCTCGGCGGCTATGTCGGCACGCTTGTCTCGCACAACGAAGACAGCGCGATGATCACCGCTGAGTTGAACGAGCGCGATAGCGCCGGCAAGGTGCTCGACTACGTGGCGTTCAACCACACGCTCGAAGACAAGATCCGCAAGCCGTTCGAAGATGCGGGATACGAGGTCCAGATCATCGGCTTCGCCAAGCAAATTGGGGACATTGCGGATGGCGCCAAGGGTGTGCTCGTCTTCTGCGCGATCGCGCTGCTACTGACGGCCCTTTCGGTGTACTGGTACTGCCATTCGGTGCGCTTCACGGTGCTGCTGATTGTGTGCTCGCTGTCGTCGCTGGTTTGGCAGTTCGGCACGCTGCGGCTGCTGGGCTTCGGGCTTGATCCGCTGGCGGTGCTCGTGCCGTTCCTGGTGTTCGCCATCGGGGTGTCGCACGGCGTGCAGCAAGTGAACTTCATCGTGCGCGAGATTGCCCGCGGCAATAGTTCCTACGACGCCGCCCGCCACAGCTTCAGCGGCTTGCTGATCCCCGGTGTGCTGGCCCTCGTTACCGCGTTCGTATCCTTCATCACGCTGCTGCTAATCCCGATTCCCATGGTGCGGGAGCTGGCGATCACGGCATCGCTGGGTGTGGCCTACAAGATCGTGACGAACTTGATCCTGTTGCCGGTGGCTGCCTCGTGCTTCAACTTCACGCAGGCTTATGCGCAGAGCGCACTCAAGCGTGCGGCTTGGCGCTCGGCGGTCCTGCGTCCTCTGTCAAAGGTCGCCCAGCCGAAGTACGCCGGCGTCACGCTGTTGATCACGTTGGTGGTGTTTGGGCTCGCGGTCTGGCAGAGCCGCGACCGTGTGATCGGCACGCTGCAGCCGGGCGCGCCGGAGCTGCGCGAGGAAGCGCGTTTCAACCGGGATGCGGCGTCGATTGCCGGCAACTACGACATGGGCCTCGACTGGTTGTCGGTGGCGATCGAGTCGAGCGGCAAGGCTTGTGACAACCCGGCGGCCGGCCTGTATGAGGACGAGTTCACCGCCGCCATGCGCACCGAGCCGGGCGTAGTGTCCGCCCAGTCGTACTCGGGGATGCTGCGCACCTACAACGCGGGCTACAACGAAGACTATCCAAAGATGAACGTCGTGCCGATCGACCCCGAGAACTATGGGGCTGTGTCGGTCGATGTGGCACGCCTGAAGGGCTTCATGACGGCGGATTGCAGCATGACGGCTGTCCATCTTTACCTGACCGATCACAAGGCGACGACGATCAACCGGATCCTGGATGACATCAAGCAGTACCGCGCATCGCATCCGTTCCCGGGTATCAAGATCCGCCTCGCAGCGGGTAATGCCGGCGTGCTGGCCGCCACCAATGACGAGGTGGAACACAGCGAGCTGCCGATGATGCTGTACGTCTACGCAGCCATCGTGATCCTGGTGTTCCTGGCCTACCGCGACTGGCGCTCGATGCTGGCGTGCTGCGTGCCGCTGACGGTGGCCACCTTCATTGGTTACTGGTTCATGAAGGAACTCAAGATCGGCCTGACGGTGGCGACCTTGCCGGTGATGGTGCTGGCGGTGGGCATCGGCGTGGACTACGCGCTGTACATCTACAACCGCCTGCAGCGGCACCTGGCCGAGGGCGACCCGATCGAGCGCGCGATGGAGCGTGCGCTGGAGTTCGAATGTGTGGCGACGATCTTTACTGCCATCACGCTGGCCGTCGGTGTGGCGACATGGAGCTTCTCGGCCCTGAAGTTCCAGGCGGACATGGGCAAGCTGCTGGCTTTCATGTTCATCGTGAACTTGGTGATGGCGATGACCGCACTTCCAGCGCTGGCCTCGGTGCTGGGGCGCTGGTTCCCGCGGCGCAAGCCGGCGCGTGCACCGGGCCTGTTGAACCACTGA
- a CDS encoding WD40/YVTN/BNR-like repeat-containing protein, with the protein MMKTIFTSIALCAASVVLAQAPSEGTVATWSAKPAHTWPVPTNRMLLDATRAGKRIVAVGEHGIVLLSDDEGNTYRQARTVPVSATLSAVSFADEKHGWAGGQWGVILATSDGGETWQKQRMDTAVDQPLFSVLFTNDHDGIAVGLWSLMLQTHDGGKTWTKTTLLKPPGGGKADRNLYHVFADGKGALYISAEQGTVLKSADGGATWDYLATGGKGSLWSGVAMPDGRIVVGGLLGSLFQSSDGGSTWQPLKAETKSSITGLVASGKGLLAVGLDGLVMKQREDGAPFDVAQRPDRAAVTAAVIDTGGRPILFSKDGVLAGL; encoded by the coding sequence ATGATGAAAACTATCTTTACCAGCATTGCACTGTGCGCGGCTTCTGTGGTCCTTGCACAAGCACCCTCCGAAGGCACGGTCGCGACCTGGAGCGCCAAGCCCGCGCATACGTGGCCAGTGCCGACCAACAGGATGCTGCTGGACGCCACGCGCGCCGGAAAACGCATCGTCGCCGTGGGCGAGCACGGCATCGTTCTGCTCTCCGACGATGAAGGCAACACGTATCGGCAGGCGCGCACGGTGCCGGTGTCCGCCACGCTATCCGCTGTCTCCTTTGCCGATGAAAAACACGGCTGGGCAGGCGGGCAGTGGGGTGTGATTCTCGCGACGAGCGATGGCGGTGAGACATGGCAAAAGCAACGGATGGACACGGCCGTCGATCAGCCGCTGTTCTCTGTGCTATTTACGAACGACCACGACGGCATTGCGGTTGGGCTGTGGTCTTTGATGCTGCAGACTCATGATGGTGGCAAGACGTGGACCAAAACGACGTTGCTAAAACCACCCGGGGGTGGCAAGGCCGACCGCAATCTGTACCACGTGTTTGCGGATGGTAAGGGCGCGCTCTACATCTCGGCCGAGCAAGGGACGGTGCTCAAGTCGGCCGATGGCGGTGCCACTTGGGACTACCTGGCAACGGGCGGCAAGGGCTCGCTGTGGTCGGGTGTAGCCATGCCCGATGGGCGGATTGTGGTGGGTGGTCTGCTCGGCAGCCTGTTCCAAAGCAGCGATGGCGGATCGACCTGGCAACCATTGAAGGCTGAGACCAAGAGTTCGATCACCGGTCTTGTGGCATCGGGCAAGGGGCTCCTTGCGGTTGGGCTGGATGGGTTGGTGATGAAGCAGCGCGAGGACGGTGCGCCGTTCGACGTAGCTCAGCGCCCCGACCGAGCAGCGGTCACGGCAGCGGTGATCGATACGGGCGGCAGGCCGATTCTGTTTTCGAAGGATGGCGTGCTCGCTGGGCTTTGA
- a CDS encoding phytanoyl-CoA dioxygenase family protein yields MQVTAQMKLELASDGATVVRGLFRSERLKQMREAFDYGVAHPSAQHGYAFEGTPDEHFNDYGNFDNRDVHVATVKALELDALVASLWDTEHVWLIGEEIFIKKGGKAGRSPWHQDTSYYPMSGPQMLNIWTCFERIPRKNALEIVRGSHLGIQYNGTSYDDPNNHTKPLWANTDWPQLPNIEAERMKDPVSWDVLSWDLEPGDALVFHSGSLHGGAPVTPDCPDRHTLVYRFHGDKLFYRPLPTGGCNFGYDISELNDSSLTPGEPYRPPYFTQLR; encoded by the coding sequence ATGCAAGTGACTGCGCAGATGAAGCTGGAATTGGCTAGTGATGGTGCGACCGTCGTCCGAGGCTTGTTTCGCTCGGAGCGACTCAAGCAAATGCGCGAGGCGTTCGACTACGGGGTCGCCCATCCGAGCGCACAGCACGGCTACGCATTCGAAGGCACGCCGGACGAGCATTTCAACGACTACGGCAACTTTGACAACCGCGATGTGCACGTTGCGACGGTCAAGGCGTTGGAACTCGATGCACTTGTGGCGTCGCTCTGGGACACCGAGCATGTGTGGTTGATCGGTGAGGAAATCTTCATCAAGAAGGGCGGCAAGGCTGGCCGGTCGCCGTGGCACCAGGACACTTCGTACTATCCAATGAGCGGGCCGCAGATGCTCAACATCTGGACCTGTTTCGAGAGGATTCCCCGCAAGAATGCGCTCGAAATCGTGCGAGGCTCCCACCTCGGCATTCAGTACAACGGTACCTCCTACGACGACCCGAACAATCATACCAAGCCGTTGTGGGCCAATACCGATTGGCCCCAACTGCCCAACATTGAGGCTGAGCGCATGAAGGATCCTGTGTCGTGGGATGTCCTTTCCTGGGATCTTGAGCCGGGCGATGCGCTGGTGTTCCACTCCGGCTCCCTGCACGGTGGTGCTCCCGTGACCCCGGATTGCCCGGATCGCCATACGCTGGTCTACCGGTTCCACGGCGACAAGCTGTTCTACCGGCCCCTGCCGACTGGGGGATGCAACTTCGGTTATGACATTAGCGAGCTCAATGATTCGTCGCTGACGCCGGGCGAACCGTACCGGCCCCCATATTTCACGCAGTTGCGTTGA
- a CDS encoding TetR/AcrR family transcriptional regulator, whose product MQNSAIKRGAPDHSEGAKSEVRPSTRRNREQRIREIIDTARQVFQDDGYAGFAIRRVADRMGITHGNLQYYFRTTEELLRTALPAYMSQVMEDYTAIANRPGTGAAQRCSVLINRIFQNINETDLPKFMVEIWAFASHDAFVAELLDDMQARFRGIFAKLLSELHPTLNSEECLVRAAVIGAQMDGMTLFASHGDYPGRDYVELARVAKRAVKMVVSASAATLKNEVPLRRPRTLHDGSDLRVSVFGSDGYLQPALLELRVRQSAQDTFHYRPTAQGKRREIKINEIISIAANLLATEGYANFTLARVARELGVLPSVLQNYFPTHDDLLRSTMEAVGQAYLDRYSEIGKPSDKPTQERMLEIAAENFNESCVPAVQQLWSEMWALAQHSEITREYVRNGYAAYRVIWADLIRELDASATARECLARATLITALLDGVTMLRFDAQHQSVSEDRAFELVMVMTALIAQGRIATNDVP is encoded by the coding sequence GTGCAAAATAGCGCGATCAAGCGAGGAGCCCCTGACCATTCGGAGGGAGCCAAGTCCGAGGTGCGGCCGTCAACGCGGCGCAATCGGGAACAGCGCATTCGGGAGATCATTGATACCGCCCGCCAGGTCTTTCAGGATGACGGCTATGCCGGGTTCGCAATACGTCGTGTAGCGGATCGCATGGGCATCACCCATGGAAATCTCCAGTACTACTTTCGAACGACAGAAGAATTGCTGCGCACCGCGCTCCCGGCCTATATGAGCCAGGTCATGGAGGACTACACAGCGATTGCGAATCGTCCGGGCACGGGGGCAGCACAACGTTGCTCCGTGCTGATCAATCGCATCTTCCAGAACATCAACGAGACCGATCTGCCGAAATTCATGGTGGAGATCTGGGCATTCGCCTCGCATGACGCCTTTGTCGCGGAACTGCTGGACGATATGCAGGCGCGTTTTCGAGGCATCTTTGCGAAGTTACTGTCGGAGCTTCACCCCACGTTGAACAGCGAAGAATGTCTGGTGCGTGCCGCCGTCATCGGCGCCCAGATGGACGGCATGACGCTATTTGCATCGCACGGCGACTACCCGGGAAGAGACTATGTCGAACTCGCTCGTGTTGCGAAGCGCGCCGTAAAGATGGTCGTGAGTGCTTCAGCAGCGACGCTGAAAAACGAGGTGCCCCTTCGTCGTCCACGCACGCTTCACGACGGTAGCGATCTCCGTGTCAGCGTTTTTGGATCTGACGGGTATCTACAACCGGCTCTACTGGAATTGCGCGTGCGTCAGTCGGCTCAAGACACCTTCCACTATCGGCCGACAGCCCAGGGGAAGCGTAGAGAGATCAAGATTAACGAGATCATCTCCATCGCCGCCAACCTGCTGGCGACGGAAGGCTATGCAAACTTCACCTTGGCACGGGTGGCAAGAGAACTTGGCGTCCTGCCATCAGTGCTTCAGAACTATTTCCCGACCCATGACGACTTGCTTCGCTCGACGATGGAGGCGGTGGGGCAGGCTTATCTGGACCGCTACTCGGAGATCGGCAAACCAAGCGACAAGCCGACACAGGAGCGCATGCTCGAAATTGCCGCAGAAAACTTCAACGAATCCTGTGTTCCTGCGGTACAGCAACTCTGGTCGGAGATGTGGGCGCTGGCCCAGCATTCAGAGATCACGCGTGAGTATGTGAGAAACGGCTATGCCGCCTATCGGGTGATCTGGGCCGATCTCATCCGCGAACTCGACGCGTCGGCAACCGCGCGGGAATGCCTTGCTCGCGCGACACTCATCACAGCACTGCTGGACGGTGTAACGATGCTGCGGTTTGACGCTCAGCATCAATCCGTGAGCGAGGACCGCGCATTCGAACTGGTGATGGTGATGACAGCACTTATCGCGCAGGGACGCATCGCTACCAACGACGTTCCATAA
- a CDS encoding FAD-binding oxidoreductase, translating to MSTVVESKQEKPAERAGMTRRNFVKGAAAAAVVVPAVAAMQSARTEPVEDGKERADLEKYRALGGWVEKPDDMQPALEGDVSADVVIAGAGFAGLSAAVELAKQGAKVVVIEREFPGFGASGRNAGYLAGAMGLEYDLMLRDISKEQATQIVRYYDDAVGFVEGKLKEHDIDCEYVQSGWIRVGVHPSQEKKIREEMQIGAEHGHKSEFLDQAQMRARGIPPAFLFGEYTPTGGTLHPGKYVMGLRRAALRAGVKLYENTPLLSYTEGPVIQVKTPGGSVSAPVLMFATNAYTPQLGLLANKVVPLRISAIETEPLSKAQLASLGWPRREGIITGHYAMESFRLTARNTIISTVKRIHYPYGSKTPNVPAYDQYRELRTNLHERLPILKDVALRHCWSGYISAAGDALPVVGRSGANQNIYYTAGCSGHGVASQSMVGHMIAQHIRGTEPPLLTALHHDTPSLPPEPFRWCFINGLLVGANAMDDWVNRKVRDASA from the coding sequence ATGAGCACGGTTGTCGAGTCAAAGCAGGAAAAGCCAGCTGAGCGTGCGGGAATGACCCGGCGCAATTTCGTGAAAGGTGCGGCAGCCGCGGCCGTTGTCGTGCCTGCCGTGGCGGCGATGCAAAGTGCGCGCACGGAACCGGTGGAGGACGGCAAAGAGCGAGCCGACCTCGAAAAGTATCGGGCGCTTGGGGGATGGGTTGAAAAGCCCGACGACATGCAACCTGCGCTCGAAGGCGATGTCAGCGCGGATGTGGTGATCGCCGGCGCCGGTTTCGCAGGCCTTTCCGCGGCAGTGGAGCTCGCCAAGCAGGGCGCGAAAGTGGTTGTCATTGAGCGTGAGTTTCCCGGCTTTGGCGCAAGCGGCCGCAACGCGGGCTATCTGGCCGGCGCCATGGGGCTCGAATACGATCTGATGCTCCGGGATATCAGCAAGGAGCAGGCGACGCAGATCGTCCGCTACTACGACGACGCAGTCGGCTTCGTCGAAGGCAAGCTCAAGGAACACGATATCGACTGCGAGTACGTGCAGTCCGGATGGATCCGTGTGGGCGTGCATCCATCGCAGGAAAAGAAGATCCGCGAGGAGATGCAGATCGGTGCCGAACACGGCCATAAGTCGGAGTTTCTGGATCAGGCGCAGATGCGCGCGCGCGGGATCCCCCCCGCGTTCCTGTTTGGCGAATACACACCGACTGGCGGCACGCTCCACCCCGGCAAATACGTGATGGGGCTGCGGCGTGCGGCACTGCGGGCCGGCGTGAAGCTTTACGAGAACACGCCGCTGCTGTCTTACACGGAAGGCCCCGTCATCCAGGTGAAGACCCCGGGCGGTAGCGTCAGCGCCCCGGTGCTGATGTTTGCCACCAATGCCTACACCCCGCAGCTCGGCTTGCTTGCAAACAAGGTGGTGCCATTGCGGATCTCGGCAATCGAGACCGAGCCGCTGTCCAAAGCGCAACTGGCGTCGCTGGGTTGGCCAAGGCGCGAAGGCATCATCACCGGCCACTACGCCATGGAAAGCTTCCGCCTGACGGCACGCAACACGATCATCTCCACCGTCAAGCGCATCCACTATCCATACGGCTCAAAGACGCCGAATGTGCCCGCCTACGATCAGTATCGTGAATTGAGGACGAACCTCCATGAGCGCTTGCCGATTTTGAAGGACGTCGCATTGCGGCACTGCTGGAGCGGCTATATCAGCGCCGCCGGCGACGCACTTCCCGTGGTCGGCAGAAGCGGCGCGAACCAGAACATTTACTACACCGCAGGGTGTTCTGGGCATGGTGTAGCCAGTCAATCCATGGTGGGGCACATGATTGCCCAGCACATTCGCGGCACCGAGCCGCCGCTGCTGACTGCGTTGCACCACGACACGCCCTCGCTGCCGCCCGAGCCGTTCCGGTGGTGCTTCATCAATGGGCTACTGGTCGGCGCGAACGCGATGGACGATTGGGTGAACCGCAAGGTGCGCGACGCTTCAGCCTGA
- a CDS encoding SDR family oxidoreductase, with protein sequence MPDKVLEGFRSNCWQRRLGSPNEIANVYAFLASGEVSFINGEAIEAGSQLFSHQYHREVTPCPLSVSPIQPRPLNSRPPLKRTAV encoded by the coding sequence ATGCCTGACAAGGTACTCGAAGGATTCCGCTCCAACTGCTGGCAGCGCCGCCTGGGCTCGCCAAATGAAATCGCAAACGTCTATGCGTTCCTTGCCTCCGGTGAGGTCAGCTTTATCAACGGGGAAGCGATCGAAGCGGGTTCGCAGTTGTTCAGTCATCAATATCATCGTGAGGTAACACCATGTCCGTTAAGCGTTTCCCCAATTCAGCCGCGCCCTCTGAACTCGCGTCCGCCATTGAAGCGGACGGCGGTGTGA
- a CDS encoding phytanoyl-CoA dioxygenase family protein, with the protein MSVKRFPNSAAPSELASAIEADGGVIVKGFLSPSLLENLKQELLPMLEATPNGVDEYFAGAQTRRLSRLFARTDHIVDVALNPLYLETARLILQKPIKLWSGENQVEVAPDIQVGVTQAIQIRPGQGVQPLHRDDSVWLWRHPGYNREARVQIMIAITDFSEENGGTLVIPGSHKWDDERMPKQEEAIPTSMDAGDALIFIGSTYHGGGQNRSNTPRTGLTMSYDLAILRQEENHYLTLPIERVKRFPEEMQRLLGWSCSTTYAGFVERNGVMTDPQALLQQDDFVEVGHFD; encoded by the coding sequence ATGTCCGTTAAGCGTTTCCCCAATTCAGCCGCGCCCTCTGAACTCGCGTCCGCCATTGAAGCGGACGGCGGTGTGATCGTGAAGGGCTTCCTCAGCCCCAGCCTGCTCGAGAACCTGAAGCAGGAACTTCTTCCGATGCTCGAAGCGACCCCGAACGGGGTGGACGAGTACTTTGCCGGTGCACAAACGCGGCGGCTGTCACGTCTGTTTGCACGCACCGACCATATCGTCGACGTCGCGCTGAACCCGCTGTATCTCGAAACCGCGCGCCTCATCCTGCAGAAGCCGATCAAGCTCTGGAGTGGAGAGAACCAGGTCGAGGTGGCGCCCGATATTCAGGTGGGTGTGACGCAGGCCATTCAGATTCGCCCTGGTCAAGGCGTGCAACCGTTGCACCGTGACGATTCGGTCTGGCTTTGGCGGCACCCCGGCTACAACCGGGAAGCTCGCGTGCAGATCATGATCGCCATCACCGATTTTTCTGAAGAGAACGGTGGGACTTTGGTCATCCCGGGCAGCCACAAGTGGGATGACGAACGCATGCCAAAGCAAGAAGAGGCGATCCCGACCTCGATGGACGCGGGCGATGCGCTGATCTTCATCGGTTCGACGTACCACGGAGGTGGTCAGAACCGTAGCAATACGCCGCGCACGGGACTGACCATGTCGTATGACCTCGCGATCTTGCGACAGGAAGAGAACCACTATCTGACATTGCCGATCGAGCGCGTCAAGCGCTTTCCTGAGGAAATGCAGCGGCTGCTTGGGTGGTCGTGTAGCACGACCTATGCGGGATTTGTCGAGCGCAACGGGGTGATGACTGACCCGCAGGCGTTGCTCCAGCAGGACGACTTTGTCGAGGTCGGCCACTTCGACTGA